The following proteins are encoded in a genomic region of Acidimicrobiales bacterium:
- a CDS encoding dethiobiotin synthase, translating to MKVVVAGTGTDVGKTWLAAQLAPLLGATAWKPAQSFVPGNGLTDAEVLAAATGQSPHEVCPPHRWYPVPLAPPEAADELGQPPFTLADLVAEQPTADALLVEGAGGVRSPLASDGDTVALVEAVRPDVTVLVAHGGLGAINDVRLSAGVLPGPVVVFLNRYDDNDLACRRNLVYLRRDGFEVAVDVADLERLLHVRV from the coding sequence ATGAAGGTGGTGGTGGCAGGCACCGGCACCGACGTCGGCAAGACGTGGCTCGCAGCGCAACTGGCGCCGCTGCTCGGTGCCACGGCGTGGAAGCCCGCCCAGTCGTTCGTGCCCGGCAACGGGCTCACCGACGCCGAGGTGCTGGCCGCCGCCACCGGCCAGTCGCCGCACGAGGTATGCCCGCCGCACCGGTGGTACCCCGTGCCCTTGGCGCCGCCTGAGGCAGCCGACGAGTTGGGCCAGCCGCCGTTCACCCTGGCCGACCTGGTGGCCGAACAACCGACGGCCGACGCGTTGCTGGTCGAGGGCGCGGGCGGCGTGCGTTCGCCGTTGGCGAGCGACGGCGACACCGTGGCACTGGTCGAGGCCGTGCGCCCCGACGTCACCGTGCTGGTCGCGCATGGGGGCCTCGGCGCCATCAACGACGTGCGCCTCTCGGCGGGCGTGCTGCCCGGCCCGGTCGTCGTGTTCCTCAACCGCTACGACGACAACGACCTCGCTTGTCGCCGCAACCTCGTGTACCTGCGCCGCGACGGCTTCGAAGTCGCCGTCGACGTCGCCGACCTGGAAAGGCTGTTGCATGTCAGGGTCTGA